In Leuconostoc kimchii IMSNU 11154, one genomic interval encodes:
- a CDS encoding IreB family regulatory phosphoprotein → MTVGDETAIFDFGNQMPKDIHDTLEIVYKALEEKGYNPINQIVGYLMSGDPAYIPRLNDARNLIKRHERDEIIEELVRAYLKK, encoded by the coding sequence ATGACTGTAGGAGATGAAACAGCAATATTTGATTTTGGCAATCAAATGCCAAAAGATATTCACGATACATTAGAAATTGTTTATAAAGCATTAGAAGAAAAGGGCTACAATCCAATTAATCAAATAGTGGGATACTTGATGTCTGGGGATCCTGCTTATATACCGCGTCTTAACGATGCTAGAAATTTGATTAAACGCCATGAACGTGACGAGATTATTGAAGAACTTGTGCGCGCTTATTTAAAAAAATAA